One segment of Ignavibacteriales bacterium DNA contains the following:
- a CDS encoding L,D-transpeptidase family protein — translation MKINFNLLRESILLYSVIVLFSATGCEKENAKSEPKLNETLNFNPAEYEAVLKNSFSYSDTIDPIFQSLKENLDTLKSFYSSNNFKPIFVKSFESKSFVDSLLKILVNSTEHGLNPYNYNYQKIINEFSESISPKTYSKKRYLHLANAEMLSANAILKYSMHMRHGVVNPRKIFADSYFLPVKDSLNKKLFEPFNQQDIIKYLYNIQPKSEKYKRLQVALKRFEGLTDIEWTLIPVSDKKIEPGNIYTSIDLVISKLTTLGFLDTNKIKLTDLTIYDSLLAEPIKSFQKANGLNDDAVIGKTTIERLNISPNEYMDKIKLTLERFRWLDYSDTAKYILVNIPDFKVKAIEGGREKLDIISCVGRKGEWETPNLYGQIAYMVLNPTWSVPKSIIQEEIVSGLKRDSSYLKKRNFKVYKSGERVSLDGLTAKDLSSSSSYSIVQDPGAGNALGKMKFMFRNPFGVYLHDTPTRAPFKYTNRAVSHGCMRVEKPLLLAEYLLNNNARWTVDYIKIEIGQKVNDPYVIEEFNSKRSELRKNNSYGVTTEVKFDKVIPLFVDYYTVWVDESGVFNYRDDVYARDKVLRKYVLE, via the coding sequence ATGAAAATAAATTTTAATCTTTTAAGAGAATCAATATTGCTGTATTCGGTCATTGTTTTATTCAGTGCGACAGGCTGTGAAAAAGAGAATGCTAAATCCGAACCAAAATTAAATGAAACTTTAAATTTTAATCCTGCTGAGTATGAAGCTGTTCTTAAAAATTCTTTTTCTTATTCAGATACCATCGATCCGATATTTCAATCACTTAAAGAAAATTTAGACACTCTAAAATCCTTTTACTCATCCAATAACTTTAAACCAATATTTGTAAAAAGTTTTGAATCAAAAAGTTTTGTTGATTCCCTTCTTAAAATTTTAGTAAACAGCACTGAACATGGTTTAAATCCGTACAACTATAATTATCAGAAAATAATTAATGAGTTTTCAGAATCAATAAGTCCTAAAACATATAGTAAAAAAAGATACCTACATCTTGCAAATGCTGAAATGCTCTCTGCAAACGCAATTCTAAAATATTCAATGCATATGAGGCACGGTGTTGTTAATCCAAGAAAAATATTTGCTGATTCATATTTTTTGCCCGTAAAAGATTCACTTAACAAGAAGTTATTTGAACCATTTAATCAGCAGGATATTATTAAATATTTGTACAATATCCAGCCAAAGAGTGAAAAGTATAAAAGATTGCAAGTGGCATTAAAAAGATTTGAAGGATTAACAGACATAGAGTGGACTTTAATTCCGGTTTCTGATAAAAAAATTGAGCCGGGTAATATTTACACATCAATTGATCTTGTTATAAGTAAACTAACTACTCTGGGGTTTTTGGATACAAATAAAATAAAGTTAACGGATTTAACCATTTATGATTCATTATTAGCGGAGCCGATAAAAAGTTTTCAGAAAGCTAACGGGTTAAATGATGATGCTGTAATAGGTAAAACCACGATTGAAAGATTGAACATTTCACCAAATGAATACATGGATAAAATAAAACTGACTTTGGAGAGATTCAGGTGGTTAGATTATTCCGATACTGCAAAATATATATTGGTTAATATTCCGGATTTTAAAGTAAAAGCAATAGAGGGCGGCAGAGAAAAGTTAGATATTATTTCTTGTGTTGGTAGAAAAGGTGAATGGGAAACACCTAATCTTTATGGACAAATTGCTTATATGGTATTAAATCCAACTTGGTCTGTACCAAAAAGTATTATACAGGAAGAAATTGTAAGCGGGTTAAAACGCGATTCATCATATCTTAAAAAGCGAAACTTTAAAGTTTACAAATCCGGTGAGCGCGTTAGTCTTGATGGATTGACAGCCAAGGATCTTTCATCATCAAGCAGTTATAGTATTGTGCAGGATCCCGGTGCAGGAAACGCTCTTGGTAAAATGAAATTTATGTTTAGAAATCCATTTGGTGTTTACCTGCACGATACACCGACAAGGGCACCGTTTAAATATACTAACAGAGCGGTTAGTCATGGTTGTATGCGCGTTGAAAAGCCCTTGCTGCTCGCAGAGTATCTGCTAAACAATAACGCCAGATGGACGGTTGATTATATTAAAATTGAAATCGGACAAAAGGTTAACGACCCATACGTTATTGAAGAGTTTAACAGTAAACGAAGTGAGTTAAGAAAAAATAATAGTTACGGTGTAACTACCGAGGTTAAATTTGATAAAGTTATTCCTTTATTTGTGGATTATTATACCGTGTGGGTGGATGAGAGCGGAGTATTTAATTACAGGGATGATGTTTACGCCAGAGATAAGGTTCTAAGAAAATACGTTTTAGAGTAA
- a CDS encoding TonB-dependent receptor, giving the protein MNLVKTIMLCSFLLLVFAFTGMAQKKDSIIYLIPIDQIDSIKYETDEVIVTGTRTNQKIIDIPYSVVRISPAQFKFDRKVSISDVLNAVPGVFMQSRYGNHDVRISIRGFGSRSNSGIRGVRILLDGIPESEPDGQTRIESIDFNSIGSIEIVKGNSSSLYTNAPGGVVNFINDINFSKSFITQFNDLGSNGLRRNGFKTGIRTENYGLLTTYTYHNYKGYRPHSEDYWHILNTVVETTPGDNTNLQFLGYFATGLIRLPGSLTKEEFDADPYQAAQREMDWDFRRVSKKGRVGVRFDTKFGENLNHEIEVTGYGTVKYFERAARNSFRIFDRYGLGGSIKYVNKSTIFDRENSFTIGGDLFYQTGPVSEFDNIGGAKGDQLFNYIDETIGNTGVYILNNFELYNKQLYFLISGRYDNVYFDQINRLLNAQNDSRRFEDFTPKFALNYKITPSIAIYTSFGYSFDSPAGNELDNYPTSTTPGSLLNPDLKPQQSTNFELGVKGNLLNSTNDFFSNTLFEFTFFKTQVKDEIVPFDVYGNAYFRNSAKTNRNGIEAGITSEVYDGLKAIVSYTYSDFSYDEYSAIAIAVDSIGSIITSSEDYSGNIVPSVPKHNLFLALEYRRQLTPYLNGFVKGAFQSLSGMYVNDANSDETEGYQILNSTLGLEMFLGNFNLLLSGGVNNILDKTYVGFININSSNGRFYEAGEPQTFFASLKFGYQF; this is encoded by the coding sequence ATGAATCTAGTTAAGACGATTATGCTTTGTTCTTTTCTTTTGCTTGTATTTGCGTTTACAGGCATGGCGCAAAAGAAAGACTCAATTATATATCTAATACCTATAGATCAGATTGACTCTATAAAATATGAAACAGATGAAGTGATTGTAACAGGAACAAGAACGAATCAAAAAATAATTGATATCCCCTACTCTGTTGTAAGAATCAGTCCTGCCCAGTTTAAGTTTGATAGAAAAGTTTCCATCAGCGATGTGTTAAATGCTGTACCGGGTGTCTTTATGCAGTCCCGTTACGGCAATCACGATGTAAGAATTTCAATCCGTGGATTTGGAAGTCGATCAAATTCAGGTATACGTGGAGTTAGAATTTTACTTGATGGAATTCCAGAATCTGAACCGGACGGACAAACCAGAATTGAGTCAATTGATTTTAATTCAATTGGAAGTATTGAGATAGTTAAAGGAAATTCATCTTCGCTTTATACAAATGCACCGGGCGGAGTTGTAAATTTTATTAATGATATAAATTTTAGTAAATCATTTATAACTCAATTTAATGATTTAGGCTCGAATGGATTAAGAAGGAACGGGTTTAAAACCGGGATTAGAACAGAAAATTATGGATTACTGACTACCTACACATATCATAATTATAAGGGATACAGACCTCATAGCGAAGACTATTGGCATATTCTTAACACTGTTGTGGAGACCACACCCGGCGATAATACTAATCTTCAATTTCTTGGATACTTTGCAACCGGGCTAATACGACTTCCGGGTTCATTGACTAAGGAGGAGTTTGATGCTGATCCATATCAAGCTGCACAAAGAGAAATGGATTGGGATTTTCGAAGAGTTTCTAAAAAGGGCAGGGTTGGGGTAAGATTTGATACTAAGTTTGGCGAAAACCTGAACCATGAGATTGAAGTTACCGGATATGGAACCGTAAAATATTTTGAACGTGCCGCTCGAAACTCCTTCAGGATATTCGATCGTTATGGTTTAGGCGGGAGTATCAAATATGTTAACAAATCAACTATCTTTGATAGAGAAAACAGTTTTACAATTGGTGGGGATTTATTTTATCAAACGGGACCTGTATCCGAGTTTGATAACATTGGAGGCGCAAAGGGCGACCAATTATTTAATTACATTGACGAGACAATTGGCAACACAGGTGTATATATTCTAAATAATTTTGAATTGTATAATAAGCAACTTTATTTTTTAATAAGCGGTAGATATGACAATGTTTACTTTGATCAGATTAACCGATTGCTTAATGCACAAAATGATAGCAGGAGGTTTGAAGATTTTACTCCAAAGTTTGCGCTTAACTACAAAATAACTCCATCAATTGCTATTTACACTTCATTTGGATATAGCTTTGATTCACCCGCGGGAAATGAGCTTGATAATTATCCAACGAGTACAACTCCCGGCTCATTGCTCAACCCAGATTTAAAGCCGCAGCAATCAACTAATTTTGAACTTGGTGTAAAAGGTAATTTACTAAACAGCACTAATGATTTTTTTAGTAACACTTTGTTTGAGTTCACATTCTTTAAAACTCAGGTAAAAGATGAAATAGTACCCTTTGATGTTTACGGCAATGCGTACTTTAGAAATTCCGCAAAGACTAACAGAAACGGAATTGAGGCCGGTATAACGTCTGAAGTGTATGATGGTTTAAAAGCAATCGTATCCTATACTTATTCTGATTTTTCTTATGATGAATATTCAGCAATAGCGATTGCAGTTGATTCTATTGGGTCTATCATAACTTCATCAGAAGATTACAGCGGTAATATTGTGCCAAGCGTACCAAAACATAATTTATTTTTAGCTCTGGAGTACAGACGCCAGTTAACACCATATCTAAATGGATTTGTTAAAGGCGCTTTTCAAAGTTTAAGCGGAATGTATGTTAATGACGCAAACTCAGATGAAACCGAAGGATATCAAATTCTAAATTCAACTTTAGGGTTAGAGATGTTTCTGGGTAATTTTAATCTACTGCTATCCGGCGGAGTAAATAATATTTTAGATAAAACATACGTAGGTTTTATTAATATTAATTCCTCTAACGGAAGATTTTATGAAGCTGGTGAACCACAAACATTTTTTGCATCCTTAAAATTTGGTTACCAGTTTTAA
- a CDS encoding T9SS type A sorting domain-containing protein — protein sequence MIKYINILTFSLLIINTVSFAQGGGLIIGDNYRILPGSTSQTEVFITKHPSNSGILFSSANTLQLAPTFFVSEGVYTSTNGGTNWSGSDTCNGANIFFHGGDPSIAIDKNGTFILTRKGSTNFPGAFSHFSIDQGINWSAQKSMTTDDLERVSIVSDSDPNSIYYGRTYAVWAKLTPSYPIRFTYTNDITTSWDSVSQINNPPTRCAGAEIDLGPNNQVYVCWAGVSSASPYTEIFVGFASSTNGGDNWSINENIFPMNGIVGILTDKQSIRVNGLPRMAVDLSNTATRGTIYIVTSQKNLFPAGSDPDIILRKSSDGGQTWSSAIRVNQDAPNNGKTQFFSGITVDDLGGVNIIFYDDRNTTNDSSGVFLARSTDTGNTWNEYEISDHNFKPIAIGGLGQGYMGDNIDITSVGNKLFPVWMDNSSGVYQIWSVPIEILSVGVDAENFSSIPVEFNLKQNYPNPFNPTTNIEFSLPYNSDVLVKVYDLTGKEIATLIDEPKTAGNHKIKFDAASYKLSSGVYFYALTANGLTQTKPMMLLK from the coding sequence ATGATAAAGTATATTAACATTCTCACTTTTAGTCTTCTAATTATTAACACCGTCTCCTTTGCACAAGGAGGCGGGTTAATTATTGGGGATAATTACAGAATCCTTCCGGGCAGCACTTCTCAGACAGAAGTATTTATTACAAAGCATCCATCAAATTCCGGCATATTATTTTCATCCGCAAATACACTACAGCTTGCACCAACATTTTTTGTAAGTGAAGGTGTTTATACAAGCACAAATGGTGGTACAAACTGGTCCGGAAGCGATACCTGTAACGGAGCAAATATTTTTTTCCATGGCGGTGATCCTTCAATAGCTATTGATAAAAATGGTACTTTTATTTTAACAAGAAAAGGATCAACTAATTTTCCGGGCGCTTTTTCTCACTTTTCCATCGATCAAGGCATAAACTGGTCAGCACAAAAATCAATGACAACTGATGATCTTGAAAGAGTATCAATCGTTTCAGATTCCGATCCGAACAGCATATATTATGGAAGGACCTATGCGGTGTGGGCTAAGTTAACACCGTCATACCCAATAAGATTTACTTATACTAATGATATAACTACAAGCTGGGATTCTGTAAGTCAGATCAACAATCCTCCAACCCGTTGTGCAGGAGCTGAAATTGACCTTGGTCCCAATAATCAAGTTTATGTATGTTGGGCGGGTGTATCAAGTGCTTCTCCCTATACTGAAATTTTTGTTGGCTTTGCTTCTTCCACTAATGGTGGAGATAACTGGAGTATTAATGAAAACATTTTTCCAATGAATGGTATTGTAGGGATTTTAACAGATAAGCAGAGTATAAGAGTTAATGGTTTACCAAGAATGGCTGTTGATCTCTCAAATACTGCAACAAGAGGAACAATTTATATTGTTACATCTCAAAAAAATCTTTTTCCTGCCGGTAGTGATCCTGACATTATTTTAAGAAAATCCAGCGACGGAGGACAAACATGGTCTTCTGCAATTAGAGTTAATCAGGATGCGCCTAATAATGGCAAAACACAATTTTTTTCCGGCATTACTGTGGATGATCTTGGTGGGGTAAACATAATTTTTTATGATGATAGAAATACAACTAATGATTCTTCAGGCGTTTTTCTTGCCAGATCAACAGATACCGGAAATACCTGGAATGAATACGAAATCAGTGATCATAACTTTAAACCTATTGCTATTGGCGGCTTAGGCCAGGGTTATATGGGTGATAATATTGACATTACTTCAGTTGGTAATAAACTTTTTCCCGTTTGGATGGATAATTCAAGTGGTGTATATCAAATATGGTCAGTTCCCATTGAGATTTTATCTGTTGGAGTAGATGCTGAAAACTTTTCTTCTATTCCTGTGGAATTCAATCTAAAACAGAATTATCCTAATCCATTTAACCCGACTACTAATATAGAATTTAGTTTACCTTACAATTCGGATGTTTTAGTTAAAGTATATGATTTAACTGGGAAAGAAATAGCTACTCTAATTGATGAACCTAAGACCGCTGGCAATCATAAAATAAAATTTGATGCTGCAAGTTATAAACTTTCAAGCGGCGTATATTTTTATGCACTTACTGCAAATGGATTAACACAAACAAAACCAATGATGCTGCTTAAGTAA
- a CDS encoding T9SS type A sorting domain-containing protein, which translates to MTTIFFNDSLNGWIAGQPFDLSFTDDGGLNWNPANVDTGAFSNFPISKIKFSSSQYGFAAGGAVDVAGVVWRYNNSANLWKAYGIAPDRFDDFIFIDSTTTLTLTADIERLYPIGVLNFDVKQSFWNYTELNKYGRVTSISRRTENEYWCTLGCDSSFLVSFDNLNTWEFVPTKDSICINAIAFGDSLHGIAVGQEGNIFRYIPDKPVNIENLKVELPNSFVLDQNYPNPFNPSTSIQYAISSRQFVTLIVYDALGKEIATLVNEEKPAGSYEVQFYPESSIKNPASGVYFYQLRVGDFVETRKMILLK; encoded by the coding sequence ATGACAACAATTTTCTTTAATGATTCTTTAAATGGTTGGATTGCCGGGCAGCCATTTGATTTATCATTTACTGATGATGGTGGTTTAAATTGGAATCCTGCAAACGTTGATACTGGTGCTTTTTCTAATTTCCCAATTAGTAAAATAAAGTTTTCTTCGTCCCAATATGGATTTGCAGCTGGAGGCGCAGTAGATGTAGCAGGAGTTGTTTGGCGTTATAATAATTCTGCTAACCTTTGGAAAGCATACGGAATTGCACCAGACAGATTTGATGATTTTATTTTTATCGATTCAACTACTACCCTTACATTAACCGCAGATATTGAACGGCTTTATCCTATTGGTGTTCTAAATTTTGATGTTAAGCAAAGTTTTTGGAATTACACTGAATTGAACAAATATGGCAGAGTAACATCAATATCCCGTAGAACTGAAAATGAGTATTGGTGCACGCTTGGATGCGATTCTAGTTTTCTGGTAAGTTTTGATAACTTAAATACTTGGGAATTTGTGCCAACTAAAGATTCAATTTGTATAAATGCAATTGCCTTTGGGGATTCTCTTCATGGTATCGCAGTTGGACAAGAAGGCAATATTTTTAGATATATCCCCGATAAACCGGTAAACATAGAAAATTTGAAAGTCGAACTACCGAATTCATTTGTGCTCGATCAAAACTACCCAAACCCTTTTAACCCAAGTACTAGTATTCAGTATGCAATAAGTAGTAGGCAATTTGTTACTCTAATAGTTTATGATGCTCTTGGTAAAGAAATTGCAACTCTAGTTAACGAAGAAAAACCTGCCGGAAGTTATGAAGTTCAATTCTATCCTGAATCCAGCATCAAGAATCCGGCATCCGGAGTATATTTCTACCAGTTAAGAGTAGGTGATTTTGTTGAAACAAGAAAGATGATTCTGCTTAAATAA
- a CDS encoding HD domain-containing protein, with protein sequence MFKSNMLILVEQYVLELFSKKSDAENLYHNLLHTTEVVEVSNQIADKENLSDEDKEILLIAAWFHDTGYFHCCNGHEDQGAEYAIDFLIKENYPKPKLDKVVNCIKATKIPHDPKNKLEQIICDADLQHLGMTDLEQKGEVLRKEFEIKGIKKLNDIEWLKSSIEFLSCHKFFTDCAIKMFGHQKKINQTEMEKKLKELESANNK encoded by the coding sequence GTGTTCAAAAGTAATATGTTAATATTAGTTGAGCAATACGTGCTAGAATTGTTTTCAAAAAAAAGCGATGCTGAAAACCTATACCACAATTTGCTGCACACTACTGAGGTCGTTGAAGTTTCAAATCAAATTGCTGATAAAGAAAATTTATCAGATGAGGATAAGGAGATACTCTTAATCGCAGCATGGTTTCATGATACTGGATATTTTCATTGTTGTAATGGGCATGAGGATCAAGGCGCGGAATATGCTATAGACTTTTTAATTAAAGAAAATTATCCCAAACCAAAATTGGATAAAGTAGTTAACTGCATTAAGGCTACTAAAATTCCACATGACCCAAAAAACAAGTTGGAACAGATAATTTGTGATGCCGATTTGCAGCATCTTGGCATGACTGATCTTGAGCAGAAAGGAGAAGTATTAAGAAAAGAATTTGAGATAAAAGGCATTAAAAAACTAAATGATATTGAGTGGTTAAAATCCTCGATTGAGTTTTTATCTTGCCATAAATTCTTTACAGATTGTGCAATCAAAATGTTTGGACATCAAAAAAAGATTAATCAAACAGAAATGGAAAAAAAACTGAAGGAACTTGAATCTGCAAACAATAAGTGA
- a CDS encoding histidine phosphatase family protein: MKKLFLLRHAKSSWKNPNLEDFDRPLNRRGIKDAPVMAARFKERNVELDLIISSSSKRTTETAEIFANVLNYNKDITYIDKLYLASSGTILQIVNQINENNIKAMIVCHNPGITNLANFLGDIFIDNIPTTGIVGFSFNNSWLDMKGNSCKRLFIDYPKKQ; the protein is encoded by the coding sequence GTGAAAAAGCTATTTCTTTTAAGACATGCTAAATCAAGTTGGAAGAATCCAAATCTGGAGGATTTTGATAGGCCATTGAATAGGCGCGGAATAAAAGATGCCCCGGTTATGGCAGCACGATTTAAAGAGAGAAACGTTGAACTTGATTTAATTATTTCCAGCAGCTCAAAAAGGACAACCGAAACAGCTGAAATTTTTGCAAATGTTCTTAATTACAATAAAGATATAACTTACATAGATAAGTTATATTTAGCATCCAGCGGTACGATCCTGCAGATTGTTAATCAAATAAATGAAAACAATATAAAGGCAATGATTGTTTGCCATAACCCCGGTATAACAAATTTAGCAAATTTTTTAGGAGATATATTCATTGACAATATTCCGACAACTGGAATAGTAGGGTTTTCATTTAATAATTCTTGGCTAGATATGAAAGGAAACAGCTGCAAACGATTGTTTATTGACTACCCCAAGAAGCAATAA
- a CDS encoding T9SS type A sorting domain-containing protein: MQKDFDGTFAYSQEVEVEINLPLDYSLDQNYPNPFNPTTIIRYAIPADDFVSIKLYDVLGNEVTTLVNEQKQAGRYEMLFNASNIASGVYYYQINSGSFTQTRKLVLMK, translated from the coding sequence ATGCAAAAAGATTTTGATGGAACTTTTGCATACTCACAAGAAGTTGAAGTTGAAATTAATCTGCCATTGGATTATTCTCTTGATCAGAATTATCCAAATCCATTTAACCCTACTACAATAATTCGTTATGCAATTCCTGCAGATGATTTTGTAAGCATTAAATTATATGATGTACTAGGAAATGAAGTTACAACATTGGTTAATGAGCAGAAACAAGCTGGCAGATATGAGATGTTATTTAATGCATCTAATATTGCAAGTGGAGTTTATTATTACCAGATCAATTCTGGATCATTTACTCAAACAAGAAAACTTGTTTTAATGAAGTAA